In Verrucomicrobiota bacterium, the DNA window CATGAGAAAGGCATCTTGTTTTTTCTATACTGATTTGCAGTTGCTTCTTTATTTCCGTAGTAGCTTCAATGAGAGTTTCAGGATCTTTCCCTGTTTTGATTTGATAGACCAGATTGTTGGTAAAGAAAAGCATACCTGCCATCTGTTGGCATAGATCGTCGTGCAACTCCCGACCCAGTTTTCGCTTTTCTCTTTCTGAAATATTGAGCGTTCTTTTTTCGGATTCTTTTTGGCTGCTAATGTTGTAAAGAAGACCTTCAAAATCCGGCGAACCGGGTTCTCGTCTTATCCCAATTTCTCGTAACCAAACATAGCAGCCTTCTGTTTTCGCCCATCTGTATTCGACTGAATAGACTTCATTCCCGTCGTTGTTGCCAATTGTTTCTAATACATTCACTTTGTCTGAGGCGTGAATATGTTTAAACCAATCCTTCTTTGTAGAAGTTGTTTCCACCTTGTTTCCCAGGACTTCCTTTGCCCATGCTGAGAGTTTCGTTACCGATTTACGGTTTTCAGTGGCTTGCCAATACACCGTCTCTCCCTTCTGAAGAAGAGAATCTAATTCCGAGGAGATTTCCTGGATTGGCATTTTCTAAGTCTTTGGCCTTTAAAGGCGTAGTTAATAATTTTCTACAATTCGTAAAAAGTTGATCGCTTATTAACTACAGCAAAAATCCTAGATGTCCATATGGAAATTCCCTAAAAAAGGATTAGGGATTCTCTCTATGAGCTTGTTGAAAGCCTTAATGTTGGGTCGTGTGTCGTTTCGGAATTTTAGGTTTTTACATCCCCACGCTGAAAGTTAAGTAATGCAGGAAAGCCTTCGATACATCCGTTTTGTACGTATGG includes these proteins:
- a CDS encoding histidine kinase gives rise to the protein MPIQEISSELDSLLQKGETVYWQATENRKSVTKLSAWAKEVLGNKVETTSTKKDWFKHIHASDKVNVLETIGNNDGNEVYSVEYRWAKTEGCYVWLREIGIRREPGSPDFEGLLYNISSQKESEKRTLNISEREKRKLGRELHDDLCQQMAGMLFFTNNLVYQIKTGKDPETLIEATTEIKKQLQISIEKTRCLSHGLNPVSLARKTFQECLVELIQQTQTLYSINCQFQMASNLTIQNQEIATHLFRITQESINNAVRHGGADTISITLQKEENFGILTIQDNGSGFESDPQNSDGMGLHNLRSRAGMINASIHIGNNKDKGVSVICKFDPNTIEL